In the genome of Phycisphaerales bacterium, one region contains:
- a CDS encoding endonuclease/exonuclease/phosphatase family protein, translating into MPYRPFSATARARLLFCVAAVISPWTLLTGCDTRSPSAPATAGAGGTAASVATETDPRSKPEASETPAGGTTRPVAQPVRWPQRAPTGTFVDRADPLAVRFVSYNVMWNAIFHEVDAAHAPKFARVVQALDPDILALQEIGRHPGERDNREARFWTAEDVQKLMHQIAPPPPGGQWYTYQGHSNVIVSKYPLLMTASRLEPRGDRDLAMALIDLPDDVYPVDFYVLNNHYKCCGGTDNDPQRQQQSDAIAAWIRAARAPGGPIDLPRLTAIVIAGDLNIVGGFQPVTTLLEGDIQDEARYGPDFKPDWDDTPLTDLRPLHNITGPDDWTWRNDNDQWDPGRLDYVIYTDSVLEAAKSFILNTTTMTSEDLAAAGLQKFDVTLDEVGREFDHLPLVVDFRVLGLGE; encoded by the coding sequence ATGCCGTACCGCCCCTTCTCTGCAACGGCACGCGCCCGGCTGCTCTTCTGCGTGGCGGCCGTGATCTCGCCGTGGACGCTGCTCACCGGCTGCGACACCCGCAGCCCGAGCGCACCCGCAACCGCCGGCGCGGGTGGCACCGCGGCCTCCGTTGCCACGGAAACAGATCCACGGTCGAAACCGGAAGCAAGCGAAACGCCGGCCGGCGGCACAACGCGGCCCGTCGCCCAACCGGTGCGCTGGCCACAGCGCGCGCCAACCGGCACGTTCGTCGACCGGGCGGATCCGCTGGCGGTGCGTTTCGTCTCGTACAACGTCATGTGGAATGCGATCTTCCACGAGGTGGACGCCGCCCATGCGCCCAAATTCGCCCGGGTGGTGCAGGCGCTCGACCCCGATATCCTGGCGCTGCAGGAGATCGGTCGGCATCCCGGGGAGCGTGATAATCGCGAGGCCCGCTTCTGGACTGCCGAGGATGTGCAGAAACTCATGCACCAGATCGCCCCACCGCCGCCCGGCGGACAGTGGTACACCTACCAGGGGCACAGCAACGTCATCGTCAGCAAGTATCCGCTGCTGATGACCGCAAGCCGGCTCGAACCGCGCGGGGACCGCGACCTCGCGATGGCGCTGATTGACTTGCCGGATGATGTGTACCCGGTTGATTTCTACGTCCTGAACAACCACTACAAGTGCTGCGGTGGCACCGACAATGACCCGCAGCGGCAGCAACAGTCCGATGCGATCGCCGCGTGGATCCGCGCAGCCCGCGCACCGGGTGGTCCGATCGACCTGCCACGCCTCACCGCCATTGTGATCGCCGGCGACCTGAACATCGTCGGCGGCTTCCAGCCAGTGACCACGTTGCTGGAGGGCGACATCCAGGATGAAGCCCGCTACGGACCCGATTTCAAGCCCGACTGGGACGACACGCCCCTGACGGACCTGCGCCCGCTGCACAACATCACGGGCCCCGACGATTGGACCTGGCGAAACGACAACGATCAATGGGATCCGGGGCGCCTTGATTACGTCATCTACACCGACAGCGTGCTCGAGGCGGCGAAGTCCTTCATCCTCAATACCACGACGATGACGTCAGAGGACCTGGCCGCTGCCGGTCTGCAGAAGTTCGACGTCACACTGGATGAGGTCGGCCGCGAGTTCGATCACCTCCCGCTGGTCGTTGATTTCCGGGTGCTGGGCCTCGGGGAGTGA
- the thiE gene encoding thiamine phosphate synthase: protein MHADMLRILDANLNRMREALRVVEDYARFSLNDADSAAELKRCRHELAGLRAAFGPDELRAARDTPGDIGRALKTPSELHRGDAGAIVSAAFARWQEAARVVGEYGKLVDGAAAAAAERLRYRAYELEPRIVLRGHLRQRLARARVYVLITAALCRGEWLASAEAALRGGADCLQLREKHLDDRALLARARALRELTRRHGALLALNDRPDLAKLAGADIVHVGQDDLSVAEVRRIAGGKLLVGKSTHTQPQVDAALLEEPDYLAVGPMWASSTKPQDHIAGAETLRYARSRTALPLVAIGGLTADNAASLWHAGATCLAVCQAVLAADDPAAAVRCLRAGAPAESHA, encoded by the coding sequence TTGCACGCCGACATGCTGCGCATTCTCGATGCCAACCTCAATCGCATGCGCGAGGCCCTGCGCGTGGTGGAGGATTACGCCCGCTTCTCGCTCAACGACGCCGACAGCGCGGCCGAACTGAAGCGGTGCCGGCACGAACTGGCCGGACTGCGTGCCGCGTTCGGCCCCGATGAACTACGGGCGGCGCGCGATACCCCGGGGGATATCGGCCGCGCTCTCAAAACGCCGTCCGAACTGCACCGCGGCGACGCCGGCGCCATCGTCTCCGCGGCTTTCGCCCGCTGGCAGGAAGCCGCCCGGGTCGTCGGGGAGTACGGCAAACTGGTGGACGGTGCCGCGGCCGCGGCAGCCGAGCGCTTGCGTTACCGCGCGTACGAACTCGAGCCGCGGATCGTGCTGCGCGGACATTTGCGACAGCGCCTGGCCCGCGCACGCGTGTACGTCCTGATCACGGCCGCGTTGTGCCGCGGCGAATGGCTGGCCAGCGCGGAGGCCGCTTTGCGGGGCGGCGCAGACTGCCTTCAACTGCGCGAGAAGCACCTGGACGACCGCGCGCTGCTCGCACGCGCCCGCGCGCTGCGCGAACTGACGCGCCGCCACGGAGCTCTGCTCGCGCTGAATGATCGCCCCGATCTCGCGAAGCTCGCGGGCGCCGACATTGTGCATGTCGGACAGGACGATCTCTCCGTGGCCGAGGTCCGCCGCATCGCGGGCGGGAAGCTGCTGGTAGGCAAAAGCACGCATACCCAGCCGCAAGTCGACGCCGCCCTGCTCGAGGAACCCGATTATCTCGCCGTCGGGCCCATGTGGGCGAGTTCCACGAAGCCCCAGGACCACATTGCCGGTGCGGAAACACTACGGTACGCGCGCTCCCGGACCGCGCTTCCGCTCGTTGCCATCGGCGGCCTGACCGCGGACAACGCAGCGTCGCTCTGGCATGCCGGCGCAACCTGCCTCGCCGTTTGCCAGGCAGTGCTCGCCGCCGACGACCCGGCGGCGGCGGTGCGCTGCTTGCGCGCCGGTGCCCCTGCGGAGTCGCACGCGTGA
- a CDS encoding YjbQ family protein, whose translation MTAVLKRLAIRTRGQGLHEVTTEVAAAVRASGVRAGLSTVFVPHTSASLLIQENADPSARRDLERWLAHLVPEEPSRFTHTMEGPDDMPAHIKAALTATTLGIPVEDGHLALGTWQGIYLWEHRHTGSTRRLLVQVLGEQAHGGPA comes from the coding sequence ATGACGGCGGTGCTGAAGCGACTGGCGATCCGCACGCGCGGCCAGGGACTGCACGAGGTCACCACCGAGGTGGCTGCAGCCGTCCGCGCGAGTGGGGTGCGAGCTGGGCTGAGCACGGTTTTCGTGCCGCACACGTCGGCCAGTCTGCTCATCCAGGAGAATGCCGACCCGAGCGCACGGCGCGACCTGGAGCGGTGGCTCGCCCACCTTGTACCGGAGGAACCTTCGCGCTTCACCCATACCATGGAAGGGCCAGATGACATGCCGGCCCATATCAAGGCCGCCCTGACCGCCACCACCCTCGGGATCCCGGTCGAGGACGGACACCTTGCACTGGGCACATGGCAGGGCATCTATCTGTGGGAACACCGACACACCGGATCGACACGCCGCTTGTTGGTGCAGGTGCTCGGTGAGCAGGCGCACGGCGGGCCCGCGTAA